The nucleotide window acgtttatgcttccgctgtctaaattttgaacttggttaactagcttttagTCACGAATTATATTGTAGTTGGTTTtgtttacttaaatacgttgttcagtatgattggtggctcgatcttggtcacgtcacgcctccaagcggtggtactccgcatggtggattttgggggtgtgacaacagtaGAGAGAGAGGATGCAGAGGTGGGTGATGCCTGGTGGTGCCGGTGGTCTTCGGTTTGTCCCGGTGGTGCCGGTGGCCCCGGTGTTACCTCCGCCACCCACAACTACCCATCCATCGTCGCGTCCGCCACAATAGTATGTGAGTTTTGAAGGGGTTGAGTTTTGTGAAAATAGGCAAAGAtctaaggtagcgtttggtacgAAGGAATAGAAGacggaatggaatggatcattctattggaatgaaaagaaacatgtttggttgtcaagtggtaatggaatggagcattccacAAGGAATGTAAaccttccaaatataataattttcattCCTTAGTAagatggtgttttttttttcattccttcaaggaatggaaagatatattattattattattattattattattattattaatatttttattattatttttttaccattattattattataattattattggTTTTAATAACTCACTCACAGGCGACACCACTACTGCCATAGCTGCCGCTGTGACTACCGTCGCCGCCGTCACCCACttccgccgccaccaccaccaccacccacctccaccctAGTCGTCACCCACCTTCGTCGCTACCAACCGTCACCCACCATCCACACCTCCGCCCCCGCCGTCACTCGCCACCACCCACCATCCCCGACACCACCGTGCCACAGCTACCACCCACCCCGCCTCCGTCGTCAGCCGCCGCCAACCACCTCCACCACTGACCACCACCGTCGCCGTCACCCACCACCGTCCCCGTCACCCACCACCATTATCGTCGCCACCACCTACCTCTGGCCCTgccaccaccaaccgccgccacccatcgccgccacccaccgccaccacctccgaCCATCGCTACCAttgccacctatcaccacccaccaccaccgactACCGTCACTCATCAccgattttattccttcgtctATTCTTTCCTACCAAACAACACAAGGTAATGATTCATTTCATTCTCATgcggtaaccaaacaagacaaggaatggtaatgatccattccattacatcgtccattccattacctcgtacATTCCATTCACTCGTCTATTCCATTacgccataccaaacagaccctaattGATTTTTTGGTTTTAATTTTCGGTGCCGACTGAGTTTGGTGAAAATAGGCAAATAATGATGGGTTTTTTTAATTACTTTAATTTCTTTTACTGTTCTTGTGAGAATTATGCTTCTGTTGGTTACATTGTGTTGATTCTATGGCTGGTTTGCCACCGTTCAATCTTAGCCATgaattgttttgatctgacgatccataatcgTTCTTACACCTTTCACCATTTTACCTAAATCCTGATCATATATATATCTTAAAagttgaaaaaaatatatatatttaaatcaaTTGAAGtaacaaaccaacaaaattaTAAAACTTAGAAAgaataatattaaattaaaaaaacaatattaagaAAAATGAAAAACACTATTTATCGCCTCTTTATTTTCATATGTACTAGTTTTTTTTATGTCGCGTAttgcggcgaaaccgagcaaatgataatgtaacaGATGCGTGTTTTGAATataaaacatgttgtttagaaagccaaaccattagaacggtttagtttatcatcctaccgttttacaaaataaatattttattttaaatacaactttatttttaacaaaacttataacgaaATATTATAGGGTgagaaaagaaaataataaagtTAATAACCACTTCTTTTAACAATCAATGCATAGATACACTATTCATGAAGCGTGACTAATTATATCTACTAGTTTTTTTAGTCGCGCATTGCGACGAAACCgggcaaatgataatgtaaaacaaatgtgatttgaaaataaagcatgttgtttagaaagtcaaactattagaacggtttagtttattatcgtactgttttatgataccaaataaatactttattataagtacatttttgtttttaacaaaatttataatGGAATTTCCGGGAAAAAATCAAGCATAGCTacatacttaagtttttagaaaaagttataaacgtaaattatttaAAGAAGTATGAAATTAATTgataatatatgttctaaataaggaaaagagaattattaaaaaatgggATAAGAAATATATgcttttaaaaaaggaaaaaaataaaaaaaaatgttattaaaaataaaaaataataaaaagctacATATTATTATAAAATTGAAATTACTATTTATCGTCCTTTAATAAcaatatggttttaaaaaaggaaaaaaattaaaaatatgttaataaaaataaaaaataataaaaagctatatattattataaaataaaaattactaTTCATTGTGCTTcaataacaatatatatataatatatatatataatagtggagggttcaaatgagaagaatttttttgtaagaagaaaaaagaagtttcaaccaataagaatgcttcattttactttatttaatatttgcatttaattttaatacaagtgtatattggtaaacttacaaaaatcattaatttgtattcttcccctttaataactaactaaattaaatttgtaactctttttcaaaatatatactttttctaaattaaaaaaacaactaaatttaaagtgtagaataaattagtagttgtgtaggataaattacgagttgtgtaggatatatttcgagatgtgtaggataaatttcgactgtgtatgataaaattttataatgtgtagggtatatgtaggaaaattttgatatgtgtaggttttgtagattgtatgtaggataattaatgattagttgactaattaattaaagagttaaaaattaatgatatgagttataaatgaaatagtattttactaatatgccctttcttctttttcttctcacattaaatttcttctcaaatgaactttccccatatataataatatgataatataatataatataattatatatatctaCATTTAATAGGTTTTTTTGTCAACCATAGTAagttaaatataataaaaaattaaagtAAGAATATTGTCATATACACATcactttttttaatttatatcaCCTGAAACTTACACAGGCTATGTATAAATAGACATTCTTTCGACTAGAGAAATAGTGTTGGGGCATCCTCTCATATTTCAATATGGGTTGTCGCAAGATCGTATTGTTATTCATTATCTCATTAGCGAAATTCGTATTTTGCGAAACACTTCTTCGAATTCGACAACATGAGTTTTTTGTAAGTACATTTCTTTTGAAAAAACAGTTTTCATTCATTGTCCGTTTCTTTAAATGTCATTGTTACCAACTTACCATCGGTCGGGGTTTTTGATCATGTAGGTAAAGGAAGCATCGTACACTCGTCTTTGTGAAACGAAACACATTTTAACAGTTAACGGGCAATTTCCAGGACCGACTTTGTATGTTAACGAAGGAGATACTATTTACGTCAAGGTGCATAACAATGGGAGATACAATATCACCATTCACTGGTATGGCGACTCTTTTGTTTCATAATAtttcaaacatggtttttgatgcattaCCATTTTATTTTATGCTTATGTTATGTGATTTCATTTAGTTTGTAGCTAATAATGTAACATTATCAATTTATCATGAGAATAAATTTCTTTTTTTAACATTAGtatttattactttttgttaATATAAGATGTTAAAAATGTTATTCAAAAGTAAATTGGGCATATTACCCAACTTTTATTTTGCTCAATTTCACCTAGATATCGAATCAAATGTGTGTGCTGTGTGGTGACTACATTGAGACCAGTGATCATGTATTTGTTTCATGTCATTTTGCTCAGTCGATTTGGCAAAATCTGGCAATCTGGTGTAGGTTGCCGCCGATAATTGCTTTTGGTATCAATGACTTGCTAACGTTGCATGGTTCAAGGGCGAGCTCGAGGATGGGTAAGGCTATTCATGCGGTTGTGCTGGTGGCTTTCTGGTCTATATGGAAGATGCGGAATGAAGTGGTTTTCAAGCAAGCGGTCCCGAATGTCGCTAAATCTTTAGATGAGATTAAGTCGATGGCGTTCTTATGGGTAAAGAGTCGATCGAAAGTGGTTTCTCTTACATGGGAAAACTGGAGTCGGTTCAATTTAGGTGTTTTGTAATGATGTAGTGGTGTAAAGTTTGGTGGAAAACGTTGTAAATTTGGTTTGTAGCTTCTTGCTACTATTAATAATATTTTtgtcggccgttcaaaaaaaaaaaaatcaaactaaaAGAGGTGAGTCCTTATGGTATTTTTAGACAAAAAGTTAATTACAAAAACTTGAGttgattttccaaaaaaaatgagTTGAAGGATTTGATTTTTTTAGCAAAGTGATGGAGTGTTAACAAATTAATTGCTATTCCATTCTAAAACTAAAGAATACTTTGTTGATCAACATCAAATTTTGTATATTACATGAATACTGCATTACATCAACTGATCAACATCAAATTTTGTATATTACATGAATATTGCATTACATTTTTTACTATTTATTGTTTGAAGTTAAGAatcatttattatttattagtttATGTGGAGTTTACTATTATTGCTCTAACTCAAATTAATGTTTAAACTTTTTAATGTTAACATAATTATTTTTTTCCAAGATCTTCTATTTTTTATAAGAAATGGTTAATTCGAATACAATCTATGAATCACACGTCTTGTTATTCATTGGAGTATATAAACATCATAAAATGATATGGTTTAAATCGCAGGCATGGAGTAAAACAACCTAGAAATCCATGGTCAGACGGCCCTGAATATATCACACAATGTCCAATTCAACCCGGTGATTCATTTAACTACAAGGTCATATTTTCTATGGAGGTGGGAACACTTTGGTGGCACGCTCATAGCGACTGGTCTCGAGCCACGGTCCATGGTGCAATTGTGGTGCACCCTCAACCTGGAGAACAATACCCTTTCCCCAAACCTCATGAAGAAGTACCCATTATACTCGGTACCTATACATTGTTTAACACAATTACTTTACATTATCGATACTTTATTACAAAATGATTTATGTATCATCTTTAAGCATGCATAACAAGTCAAACAAAAAATAGCTTtaaaaacatgtttaaagtaGTCAAAAATCACATTACCCTTTACTTATTAAATGctgtgtttatttatttaaagagGTTATGTTTTCATATGTAACACATTCAATGTGTGTATATAAAAAAGGGAAATGGAACAATGGTGTTAATGGGTCAACCCAACTCGTTTGACCCATATGAAAATGACTCGTTTTGATCCATAACCAAACTTTTTTTTGGTCTATTTGCGTTTCTAACTTTAGTTGTGTTGAATTTTGTTTAGGTGAATGGTGGAAAAAAGATGTAACGGAAGTATTGAAGGAATTTCTTGCATCTGGTAGTGCTCCTAGAGATTCTGATGCTTACACCATCAATGGTCAACCGGGTGACCTTTATCCATGTTCACGCCAAGGTTAGTTTAGTAATTTTACATATATAAAATTCGAAACATTAATGTAGTAACTTTTTTTGAAAGGTAATATTAATGTagtaagagtaaattacgtttttgacccctgtggttatatcacttttaccatattagcccaaaataagaatttttaacatatttgtccccatggtctctataactaaccattttggcccctaagtgtaaccattttggcccccacaGTCTCTATAACTAatcattttggcccccatgatctctagacttaggggccaaaatggttagttatagaaaccatgggggcagatatgttaaaaattcttattttgggctaatatagtaaaagtgatataaccacaggggccaaaaacgtaatttactcatgTAGTAACTATTGTCAACTTTCTTAAAACTTCTACAGCTACGTTCAAGTTAAATGTGGAATACGGGAAAAGGTATATTTTGCGTATAGTAAATGCAGTGATGAATGAAATACTCTTTTTCGCCATTGCAAATCATTCATTAACCGTTGTGGGAGCCGATGGTAGCTACACCAAGCAATTGACTAAAGAATATGTGGTAATTGCCCCCGGTCAAACACTTGATTGCATGTTTGAAGCAAACCAAGTTCGACCAGGGGCCCGCTACTATATGGCGGCCAGAGCATATTCTTCTGGCAGTAGTGTTCCTTTTGATAAAACCACCACAACTGGAATCCTCCAATACGGAAACGGTGGAGGTTCTAATTTAACTACCACATCTCCGGTACTCCCTTCCCTACCCCATTACAATGACACCACCGCGGCTTTTGACTTCCTTGCTAGCCTTAGGAGCTTAAACCAGCTTTTATTCTCAATAAGCGCGTATGACACACGTATATATTCAACCATTTCCATAA belongs to Helianthus annuus cultivar XRQ/B chromosome 5, HanXRQr2.0-SUNRISE, whole genome shotgun sequence and includes:
- the LOC110944191 gene encoding laccase-15; this translates as MGCRKIVLLFIISLAKFVFCETLLRIRQHEFFVKEASYTRLCETKHILTVNGQFPGPTLYVNEGDTIYVKVHNNGRYNITIHWHGVKQPRNPWSDGPEYITQCPIQPGDSFNYKVIFSMEVGTLWWHAHSDWSRATVHGAIVVHPQPGEQYPFPKPHEEVPIILGEWWKKDVTEVLKEFLASGSAPRDSDAYTINGQPGDLYPCSRQATFKLNVEYGKRYILRIVNAVMNEILFFAIANHSLTVVGADGSYTKQLTKEYVVIAPGQTLDCMFEANQVRPGARYYMAARAYSSGSSVPFDKTTTTGILQYGNGGGSNLTTTSPVLPSLPHYNDTTAAFDFLASLRSLNQLLFSISAYDTRIYSTISINTFPCKNNSCAGPNGTRLSASMNNISFEHPSVDILKAYHYQIGGVYGTHFPRVPPLYYNFTSRNLPAILQTPKRATKVMMIEYNTIVEVVFQGTALVVGLDHPMHLHGFNFYVVGWGFGNFDEKKDPMKYNLVDPPFRNTVLVPINGWAAIRFRASNPGVWYLHCHLEKHRTWGMDTVFIVKNGNQDQDRMLPPPLHMPRC